The Comamonas sp. GB3 AK4-5 genome includes a region encoding these proteins:
- a CDS encoding phage/plasmid replication protein, II/X family, producing the protein MNLNNVARGAAPLTLRERWMAKACSAALAEFKRITTLVDVDFSPNLDAQLESSTNVKAKVKVWKPFHSFLIDTVKVKVRVLHPPLQELALNNANVKQDGYKFLIKCPDTGACVQMFSQENCQALLLEFSVPKFLTGQNIVGHLDVHAGALAAIKKAFKLLGFVPSPEERAAIGRGQYALTRVDVTVHVDCGSSDYAQALMIALREYIVSNAGDVSLYGLETGYIGQGSKRRTLKWYRKGIELKKKGRAIPAHVHGCEYLTKVADRLVRFELTLRGKELARLKLSSPMAWNEDVAKKQLLPWLYKLKQAEGVLPDTNGINLLSPAMQNKLRLWLLGDVLAFSRGVSKDAYRDARKKVKTATGLDIELARSPTQQAAAFTTIRQLFERGLGFKTYEEKWELLVQSAHKHHG; encoded by the coding sequence ATGAACCTCAATAACGTAGCTCGTGGTGCAGCACCATTGACTTTGCGTGAACGTTGGATGGCGAAAGCTTGTAGTGCTGCACTTGCAGAGTTCAAGCGTATTACGACACTGGTGGACGTGGATTTCAGCCCCAACTTAGATGCCCAGTTGGAATCTAGCACCAACGTTAAAGCTAAAGTCAAAGTGTGGAAGCCGTTTCACTCATTCCTAATTGATACGGTCAAGGTCAAGGTGCGGGTACTTCACCCACCCTTGCAAGAACTTGCGCTGAACAATGCCAACGTCAAGCAGGATGGCTACAAGTTCCTCATCAAATGCCCAGATACTGGTGCGTGCGTTCAAATGTTTAGCCAAGAAAACTGCCAGGCGTTGTTGCTGGAGTTCAGCGTACCCAAATTTCTAACAGGGCAAAACATCGTAGGCCACTTGGACGTGCACGCGGGAGCTCTTGCTGCTATCAAGAAAGCATTCAAGCTCTTAGGCTTTGTTCCCTCGCCGGAGGAGCGTGCAGCTATTGGCCGCGGCCAGTACGCACTCACGCGTGTTGATGTGACAGTGCATGTTGACTGCGGATCTTCGGACTACGCTCAAGCCTTGATGATCGCGCTGCGTGAATACATCGTCAGCAACGCTGGTGATGTGAGCTTGTATGGCTTGGAAACAGGCTACATAGGTCAGGGCTCGAAACGCCGCACCCTCAAGTGGTATCGCAAGGGTATTGAGTTGAAGAAGAAGGGGCGTGCAATCCCGGCTCATGTTCATGGGTGCGAATACTTGACCAAGGTTGCTGATCGACTGGTGCGCTTTGAACTGACACTGCGTGGCAAGGAGTTGGCACGTCTCAAGTTGTCGTCACCAATGGCGTGGAACGAAGACGTAGCCAAAAAGCAGCTGTTGCCTTGGCTCTACAAGCTGAAGCAAGCGGAGGGTGTGCTGCCAGACACCAACGGTATCAATCTGCTGTCCCCAGCCATGCAAAACAAGCTTCGGCTTTGGCTTTTGGGTGATGTTCTAGCCTTTAGCCGTGGTGTTTCCAAGGATGCCTATCGCGATGCCCGTAAAAAGGTCAAAACGGCAACAGGCTTGGACATTGAGCTGGCTCGGAGCCCTACGCAGCAAGCTGCAGCATTCACAACTATTCGCCAGCTGTTTGAGCGTGGGCTGGGCTTTAAAACCTACGAGGAAAAGTGGGAGCTGTTGGTTCAGAGTGCTCACAAGCACCACGGCTAG
- a CDS encoding thioesterase II family protein yields the protein MIVCPRPLPSAAVRLFCFPYAGGGASCYRQVLASLPGDFELCGIELPGRQARLQDRHPTDFAMLVTEVDEAIRPWLDRPFAFFGHSMGGWMSYALACRLYEYREGPLPCALIVSGCRAPSVPFRPPLLHLTDDAGLYQRLMANGIDELGMPTELFELIKPAIRGDLALLETWSWPSLIRLSIPIHVFGGIDDKDVDFAALDGWRAMTSEAFTLDRLPGRHFFIHENPVLFSQLLCRRVLQIQTPSM from the coding sequence ATGATCGTCTGTCCTCGGCCCCTCCCAAGTGCAGCGGTGCGCCTGTTCTGCTTTCCATATGCAGGAGGAGGCGCAAGCTGCTATCGCCAGGTACTGGCATCGCTGCCTGGCGACTTCGAGCTGTGCGGCATTGAGCTGCCCGGTCGGCAGGCGAGGCTGCAGGACAGGCATCCGACGGACTTCGCTATGTTAGTTACAGAAGTGGACGAAGCGATTCGGCCCTGGCTTGACCGGCCATTCGCGTTCTTTGGCCATAGCATGGGAGGGTGGATGTCTTATGCGCTAGCGTGCCGGCTGTATGAGTACAGAGAAGGCCCTCTACCTTGCGCGCTGATCGTCTCGGGCTGCCGTGCACCCAGTGTGCCTTTTCGGCCACCTCTTCTTCATCTTACCGACGATGCTGGTCTCTATCAACGGCTAATGGCCAATGGTATCGACGAACTCGGCATGCCAACGGAACTGTTCGAACTGATCAAGCCCGCCATTCGAGGTGATCTTGCACTCCTCGAAACGTGGTCATGGCCCTCTCTGATCCGACTCTCTATTCCCATTCATGTCTTCGGTGGGATTGATGACAAGGACGTGGATTTCGCGGCGCTGGACGGCTGGCGCGCGATGACCTCGGAGGCATTCACGCTAGACCGACTACCTGGCCGCCATTTCTTCATACATGAGAACCCGGTGCTTTTCTCGCAGTTGCTTTGCCGGCGCGTGTTGCAAATCCAGACCCCTTCAATGTGA
- a CDS encoding tyrosine-type recombinase/integrase produces MLTDTELRSLRPREKAYKISDRDGMYVMVTTAGTKSFRYDYRLNGRRETLTIGKYDDTAGAKHPRSPDQLEFGMTVSLAEARSLLTVARRYVERGQSPAKTKALTKQEAINALTFASWAERYFEDKADPNNGAKLADSTLAMRRSVYTRHLLPAFGKLKLEEITPALLMQLCEKIKKNGAPAPAVQVREITLLVYRFALSKDKTLQVGNPAADIRPSDIASFKPRDRALSPNEIKIFFESLEKIGTTPTLRLAIKFILLTMVRKGEFIDATWDEIDFDNSAWIIPKERMKASRPHVVYLSDQALDILVSFRACFSASKYIHPGRYDSSVPLSNATLNRVIDIAVKKANELGNELESFTVHDLRRTASSLLNEFGFNRDWIEKCLAHEENSVRSTYNKAEYSHQRRVMLQA; encoded by the coding sequence ATGCTTACTGACACCGAACTACGCAGCCTGCGCCCTAGAGAAAAAGCCTACAAAATCTCGGATCGTGATGGTATGTATGTCATGGTGACTACTGCTGGCACGAAGTCATTTCGCTATGACTACCGCCTCAATGGCCGACGAGAAACACTCACTATTGGTAAGTACGACGACACTGCAGGGGCTAAACACCCTAGAAGCCCAGATCAGCTTGAGTTTGGGATGACGGTATCGTTAGCTGAAGCCAGATCACTGCTGACGGTAGCGCGACGGTATGTTGAGCGTGGCCAGTCACCAGCCAAAACCAAGGCACTTACCAAGCAGGAAGCCATCAATGCTCTGACCTTCGCTTCTTGGGCTGAACGCTACTTTGAGGACAAGGCAGATCCGAACAATGGTGCAAAGCTTGCGGACTCAACGCTGGCTATGCGGCGGTCTGTATACACCCGGCACTTGTTACCAGCGTTTGGCAAACTGAAGTTGGAAGAAATCACACCTGCATTGTTGATGCAGCTTTGTGAAAAAATTAAAAAGAATGGTGCTCCAGCTCCTGCTGTGCAAGTTCGTGAAATCACGTTGCTTGTGTACCGATTTGCACTATCCAAAGATAAAACGCTTCAAGTCGGCAACCCAGCAGCTGATATTAGGCCAAGCGATATTGCGAGCTTTAAGCCTCGTGATCGTGCACTAAGTCCCAATGAAATAAAAATATTTTTTGAAAGTCTAGAAAAAATTGGGACTACCCCAACCCTAAGATTAGCGATTAAATTTATTCTTTTAACTATGGTTAGAAAAGGAGAGTTTATAGATGCAACTTGGGATGAGATCGATTTTGATAATTCCGCCTGGATAATCCCCAAAGAGCGGATGAAAGCATCAAGGCCACACGTCGTTTACTTGAGTGACCAAGCACTTGATATATTGGTGAGTTTTCGGGCTTGCTTTTCAGCTTCTAAATATATTCATCCTGGAAGATACGACTCATCAGTTCCTCTGAGCAATGCAACATTAAATAGAGTAATCGATATCGCTGTCAAAAAAGCAAATGAACTTGGGAATGAATTAGAGAGCTTTACAGTGCATGACTTGCGAAGAACAGCGTCATCACTGCTGAATGAGTTTGGGTTCAACAGGGACTGGATTGAGAAGTGTTTAGCCCATGAAGAAAATAGCGTGAGAAGTACTTATAACAAGGCTGAGTATTCGCATCAAAGAAGAGTAATGCTTCAAGCTTAG
- a CDS encoding thioester reductase domain-containing protein produces MPAEELNAARSLERTVLITGATGFVGAHLLVELAKIAGIGRIYVLLRRSGRQLDLESKLALSFNRFELVPLQPSPRIVIVEADLALPTLGLSTATQSMLANEVDTIYHVGAQVNHLLPYSELRTSNVESTAQLARLSLQGRPKVLNFVSTLGAAARRTPQGLLAEDFPDDTPLESSMGYFQSKWASERLLARVHASGYPANIFRLGRITGHSVTGVSLHQDNQLFMLIKGCIQLGAAPMMERLINMTPVDTISRLMAAPEFLGTGGQVFNAFNGAELVSWREIIDWLAAQGYVMEQMPFSSWQRRLDAIAEDNAIYKFLPLYRKDDAEHRVLSSAINIDQYESKFAMRAMSRNGIAYEKRKGELLTTYFEYLWRSGFLTHPAER; encoded by the coding sequence ATGCCTGCTGAAGAGTTGAACGCTGCGCGTTCGTTGGAGAGAACAGTTTTGATAACTGGAGCCACCGGCTTCGTCGGAGCTCACCTTCTTGTCGAACTGGCAAAAATCGCAGGCATCGGGCGTATCTACGTTCTGCTGCGCCGAAGCGGTCGCCAGCTCGATCTTGAATCGAAGCTCGCCCTAAGCTTTAACCGGTTCGAGCTTGTACCGCTACAGCCTTCACCCAGAATCGTGATAGTCGAGGCCGACTTGGCGCTGCCTACACTGGGACTGTCAACAGCAACGCAAAGCATGTTGGCCAACGAGGTCGATACCATTTATCACGTTGGCGCGCAAGTCAACCATCTCTTGCCCTATTCAGAGCTCCGCACCTCCAACGTCGAAAGCACGGCACAACTCGCTCGGTTAAGTTTGCAGGGGCGCCCCAAGGTGCTTAATTTCGTCTCCACCCTAGGGGCAGCGGCCCGCCGGACACCCCAGGGTTTGCTGGCCGAGGACTTCCCAGATGACACGCCACTCGAAAGCAGCATGGGGTACTTTCAGTCGAAGTGGGCATCAGAGCGGCTTCTTGCCCGTGTTCACGCAAGCGGATACCCAGCGAACATCTTTCGGCTGGGCCGGATTACCGGGCACAGTGTCACAGGCGTTTCGTTGCACCAGGACAATCAGCTCTTCATGCTGATCAAGGGATGTATCCAGCTAGGTGCCGCTCCGATGATGGAGCGTCTTATCAACATGACACCAGTAGACACCATCTCACGCCTGATGGCGGCCCCTGAGTTCTTGGGCACAGGTGGGCAAGTATTCAACGCTTTCAACGGCGCAGAACTCGTCTCGTGGAGAGAGATCATCGACTGGCTCGCTGCACAAGGCTACGTCATGGAGCAGATGCCGTTTTCCTCATGGCAACGCAGGCTGGACGCAATTGCCGAGGACAACGCAATCTACAAGTTCCTTCCGCTCTATCGAAAGGACGATGCGGAGCATCGCGTGCTGAGCTCTGCCATCAACATCGACCAGTATGAAAGCAAATTCGCCATGAGAGCTATGAGCCGTAACGGCATCGCCTATGAGAAGCGCAAGGGCGAGTTGCTGACCACCTATTTCGAGTACCTCTGGCGATCGGGTTTCCTTACTCATCCTGCGGAACGGTGA
- a CDS encoding helix-turn-helix transcriptional regulator — translation MAQQFQEALIRKCKVLEMTGWSNSTLYLRISKGEFKPGVKVGSRMVAWPLSEVEAYIKARISERDEQIGGAA, via the coding sequence ATGGCACAACAATTTCAAGAGGCACTGATTCGCAAGTGCAAAGTTCTGGAGATGACCGGTTGGTCCAACTCGACTTTATATCTTCGGATCTCTAAGGGTGAGTTCAAACCAGGTGTCAAAGTCGGCAGCCGCATGGTCGCTTGGCCCCTGAGCGAGGTTGAGGCATACATCAAAGCGCGCATCTCTGAGCGTGACGAGCAGATCGGTGGGGCAGCATGA
- a CDS encoding DUF927 domain-containing protein, whose protein sequence is MKRKKAHSSPTLHTAATAQNPQQDIPSPVKQDKRAKEPLNLDEEHAPSPLPKAIKAVFRVVDEFGKRTGHLAVESVNEAAETVLSPIDLKKMSNGNLEEVTALAVDADLSPFQSRKGGNELAALIRQPHHHRPAYIADRDGYHRVDYGGKVIEFFVWRDKIHMFGEESPPIALLVSKEVAAYPPASGTQNDWMSEVGVHVVRNPYMLIAVLAGLAALLSQAFALPKLVLMFVGPSSQGKTTLLRVGQSLISSGKTIETFAGTTKGIELKLREHSDAPAFMDELRQADVPSDLIKLVFDIENGANRKVSSGAQKVVQRGAIRAALVAANESTVAEITSGVRVKVNEGIAARLLEVHIQAPHGTFHVLPDNMTAKQFAEHMKLATSRVYGAVWDAWVHSVATNASNIRSWLGKNLAQFEEELLEGLPVNNPVTARLVQGMAAWCCAGMLARRFGLLDIDRKAIISAVRLVLEEHLKRNIHGSHSVAEQVVATVRACIDQNASKFPPLAQFHSPEHSRIYGYRVGHGEDAEFLFLPSVFEQLVGQKYGTEAAARALSTAGFLKCTKGAGYQYQKRVPSMSGESERKRFYAVFGRIRFV, encoded by the coding sequence ATGAAGCGCAAAAAGGCTCATAGCAGCCCCACGCTGCACACTGCTGCCACAGCACAAAACCCGCAGCAGGACATTCCTTCTCCGGTGAAGCAGGATAAACGTGCCAAAGAACCGTTGAACCTCGACGAGGAGCATGCTCCGTCCCCTCTGCCTAAGGCCATCAAAGCAGTCTTTCGTGTTGTCGATGAATTCGGCAAGCGAACCGGCCACCTTGCTGTCGAGTCAGTAAACGAAGCCGCTGAAACCGTGCTGAGCCCAATTGACTTGAAGAAGATGAGCAATGGAAATTTGGAAGAGGTTACGGCGCTTGCGGTGGACGCGGACTTGAGCCCGTTCCAATCTCGAAAGGGCGGTAATGAGCTTGCTGCGCTGATCCGTCAGCCTCACCACCATCGACCCGCTTACATCGCTGACCGTGATGGTTACCATCGGGTGGACTATGGCGGCAAGGTCATCGAATTTTTCGTGTGGCGCGACAAGATCCATATGTTTGGTGAAGAGTCTCCACCTATCGCGCTGCTCGTTTCCAAGGAGGTTGCTGCCTATCCGCCTGCATCCGGAACGCAAAACGACTGGATGTCAGAAGTTGGGGTGCACGTTGTTCGTAACCCATACATGCTGATTGCCGTGCTAGCTGGCTTGGCTGCCTTGCTGAGCCAAGCATTCGCTTTGCCGAAATTGGTGCTCATGTTTGTTGGCCCCAGCAGCCAAGGCAAAACAACACTGCTGCGTGTTGGGCAGTCGCTTATCAGCTCTGGCAAGACTATTGAGACCTTTGCGGGAACCACCAAAGGTATTGAGCTCAAGTTGCGTGAACATTCGGATGCGCCAGCGTTCATGGATGAGCTTCGCCAAGCCGATGTTCCTTCCGATTTGATCAAGCTGGTTTTCGACATTGAGAACGGCGCGAATCGCAAGGTCAGCTCAGGTGCTCAGAAAGTTGTTCAGCGTGGTGCCATTCGTGCCGCGCTGGTAGCCGCCAACGAAAGCACTGTGGCCGAAATTACGTCGGGAGTACGGGTCAAGGTCAACGAGGGCATTGCGGCTCGCTTGCTCGAAGTGCACATTCAGGCCCCACATGGCACCTTCCATGTCCTGCCCGACAACATGACGGCCAAGCAGTTCGCTGAGCACATGAAACTTGCTACGTCTCGTGTGTATGGTGCAGTTTGGGACGCTTGGGTGCATAGCGTGGCTACAAATGCATCCAACATTCGCAGCTGGCTTGGAAAAAACCTTGCTCAATTTGAGGAAGAGTTGTTGGAAGGGCTACCTGTCAACAACCCGGTTACTGCTCGCCTGGTGCAGGGTATGGCTGCTTGGTGCTGCGCGGGGATGTTGGCGCGGCGCTTCGGATTGCTGGACATTGATCGCAAAGCCATCATTTCGGCAGTTCGGCTGGTGCTTGAAGAGCACTTGAAACGCAACATTCATGGCAGTCACAGCGTTGCTGAGCAAGTAGTGGCAACTGTACGTGCATGTATTGACCAGAACGCGAGCAAGTTTCCTCCTCTGGCGCAGTTCCACTCACCAGAGCACTCCCGCATCTATGGGTATCGCGTTGGTCACGGCGAGGATGCGGAATTTTTGTTCTTACCTTCTGTTTTTGAGCAGCTCGTTGGTCAGAAGTATGGAACCGAAGCTGCCGCTCGCGCGCTCTCGACTGCGGGTTTTCTGAAATGCACCAAAGGTGCTGGCTATCAGTATCAGAAGCGTGTTCCCAGCATGAGCGGTGAATCAGAGCGCAAACGCTTTTATGCGGTTTTTGGCCGCATTCGATTCGTCTGA